TCTTAATTTCTTAAAAAAATCCTTCATCAAAGTACTACATTCCTCAGTCAAAACCTCTCCTTTGATCTCAGGTACAAAATGATTCAATCTTTCATCACTACAGATATTATATAAACTTGATACTCCACCAGCTTTAATATCCTTAGCTCCATATACCAATTTTTTGATACGAGCCTGTACAATTGCCCCTGCGCACATGGGACAGGGCTCTATTGTTACATACAATTCACACTGATCCAGGCGCCAACTTTGCATATTTCTAGCAGCATCTCTCAAAGCAATTATTTCAGCATGAGCAGTGGGATCATGATCTCTTTCTTTTAAATTATAACCACGACCTACTATCTGCTCCTTATAGACAACTACAGCACCAATAGGCACTTCCTCAATCTCCAGAGCTTTTTGGGCTTCAATAATAGCTTTTTTCATATATTTTTCTTCTCTAATCATATAAAATAAACTTACACCTATATAGTGTAAGCCCTCCTGTTTTAAGTTCATAATCAACTTAAATATTATTAAATTAAAAATGGCGTGCCCGAAAGGAGTCGAACCCTTAGCCTTCTGATCCGTAGGAGTAAGAAACTCTTTTAATCTAGTTTAATCTAGTTTAATACTTTCTGTTATATCAAAGATTATAGGGCTTTTTATAATCTAATTTTTTCCATTCGGTTTAAGCTAATTTTCGGGTTTTTAATCCATGTTGCAGTAATAATGCAGTAAAATACCCGGGCATTAATCCGGGTATAATTTTTCTTTGTAAGCAAATTATATAATACCTGAGTTTCTTTGTCAATTCATTTTTTTTATAACCATAACATTAACTGTTTATTCGTCATTTTTAGCTATTCTAAACATGGTTTCTATTTTCCTTTCTGCTTCTATTAACATTTCATCAGTAACATGTGAATAAGTATCAATAGTTACCGTAATTGAAGAATGTCCTAGTATTTGCTGTAATGTTTTTATAGGACCACCAGCTTCAATAAATAAAGTTGCAAATGTATGCCTTAGATCATGGAACCTAATTTCAGGCAAATCAGCTGCTTTTATTATCTTCTTAAACTCCCTAAGCAAGCTCCGGGGGGATATAGGTGTACCTATTTCACTACAACTGACTATATCTTTATCGTTATAAGCCTCACCTAGAGCAAGCTTATTTTCATTTTGCTTTATTCTATGACTTTTTAAAAACTTTACCACATCATCTGTTATTGGTATAATTCTATTACCAGCTTCTGTTTTGACTTTTTTAAATTCAAGTCCGTTGTTAGTTCTCGCTAGTTGTCTTACAACCTCAATCCTTTTATTTTCTATGAAAACGTCTTTCCACTTTAGACCTAACAGTTCTCCCCTTCTCATACCTGTATTTAACGCTAAGAAATATATTGAATAGTACCTGTATTCTTTAGCGACTTCTAAAAACTTATAAACTTCTTTTATACTCCAGGTATGCAATCTTTTCTCCTCCTGTTTTTTCGGAATTTCTACAGCAGCACATATATTAGCCGGAATTAATCTTTCTTTAATTGCTTGTTCTAAAGCCGCATGTAAAGTTTGATATATATATTTAACAGTACGTGTTGATAAACCTCCTTTGCCGTTGGTTTTGCCTTTTTCCAGCTTATAGTTAAGTAAATCCTGGACTTGTCTAGCTCGCAAATCCTTAAGCTTAACATTGCCTATATCAGGATTAATATGGTTCTTTATCATAGTTTTATAATTACTATAGGTGCTATATGCTATTGATGGTTTTCGCCCTTCTATCCACTTATCTAACCAGTCAGATAATTTTATATTTGAAGGCTCTATATAGGTCCCGGTCATTAATTTATGTTTAGCTTCTGTCATCTGTTTTGCGACTTCTTTTCTTGTATCTCCATAAAAAGTTCTTCTCTTAGGTTTTCCTGTCTTTGGATTGGTACCAACAGTTATTTGACCACACCACCGGCCATTTTTTCTTTTATAAATAGTTCCTTCTCCATCGCCTCTAGCCATTATTTGGCTCCTTTCTTAAAATTGACTTTAAAATATTTCTAACTACCCGGGATCTATCTCCCTCAGGAATCTTTTTTAGTGTCTTTTCTAATTCATCATCTTTACCTGGTCTTAATCTTATGCTAATAATCAAATTAAGAAACTCCTTTCATTTATATAATGTTTACAATGTCATACAGGAATTTGAAAAGAAAAGAGGGTTTCACCCCTCTGGGATATCATCTTGCTTATGAAACATATCCCAAAACTCTGACAGAAAATCTTTTAAACCGTCTATGTTTAACGTTTCAATACTGCTTACAAACTCGGATTCACTAACTTTATCTTCAGAATGAAGTTTTAAATAAAAATATTTTAAAATAATTTCATAAGCAGCTGGTTTATTTTCCTTTAGATTCAGTACACTTTTTATAAATTCCTGTTTGCCCATTGTATCAGCTCCTATTTATGATAGTTTACCTAATGCAAGTTTTAGCCCTTCTTTAAATCCTTCTTCATACTTGTAATATTCGACTAAACCCTCAATTAATATATTATTAATCCGTACCATTGAAAGAGCTTCTTTAGCCCTCTTATCATCTAATGCTTCAAAGACTTCTTGTAAATATGCTTCGTTTTCTTTTTGCAGCTCATAGTATTCTTTGCCAGCTTCATCTGATAACGGTTGTCCAGATCTTTCATCTACAAAGTTTTCTATACTTTCTTCACAACCTCTGGCCAGCCTTTTTTCTTTTAGATCAATAATTCCACTCATTTTATATACCTCCATATACTTTTATGATTTATCCTTTGGCTCAATCTTAACTTCTGGATAAGTTCCTTCAATTAATGTTTTTTGATACTTAAAAAACATATCTTTGATCTGTTGATCAGTAACTCCATATTTCTTATACTTACCCTTGTTAATTTCTTCAGCAGTCATCTCTGGTGTTATAGTACCATCTTTCTTTTTAAACGCAGCTACTACTTCGATATAAGATTATCACCTCTCTAACTAGTCAATATTTTAATCTCCCTAGCTAATTCTTTAATTGTTTCTGCTTGCAGAGCGATAACAATATCTGCTTTATCATTGCTTAAAATATTATCGGCTATTTCTTCAATCTGCTTTAGATTAACTTCAATTTGTCTTAATTCTCTTTGTCTAGGCTGCTGTTTTATATCTTCTTTATCCACTTAATCACCCTTTCTATGAGTTATACAGACACTTCCTATAAAGCCTTAATTGCTCTTTAGCATCAAGTAGTTCTTTTCCGGTCAACTCTGGTATTTCTTCTTTAAGATTATAAATAGATTCAATTAAATTGTTTTTTACTATGACTTCTGCAGTATTGTTTATGTACTTGTCCTGGTATATTTGTCTTAAGCTATTAATAATTTCATCCATAAGCAAACCCCCTCAAAATATATTTGCTTTATATAATTAATAATTAACTTTATATTCATATTATATAACTCTATAGAGTTAATGTCAAGGGCTTTTTTTACCTTTATAAAGTTAATAAGTTTAATTATAATTGTACTATTATAATTTATATGGTAAAATATTAACTATAAGGAGGGCTGAAGATGATAAAATCTAATCTTCGTATTATAATGGCTGACAGAAAAATCGATACAATAACTGAACTAATGGGAAAATCAGAACTAAGCAGAAACGCCATCAATAGTATTTATAAAGAAGAGAATATAGAAAATACTAAATTAAATACATTGATCAAGTTGTGTGATGCACTTAATTGTCGATTATCCGAACTAATAGAATACATACCAGAATAAAATACATAAGTCTCTTGTCTGGATTAGGCAAGAGATATTTTTTTTAGGGAGTGCATTATTCATACACCCCTATTTTCACAAATTAAATATATCCTGTTTACTTATTACACAAATTTAGGCTGTTCAGTTTACACATCTTACATATATAGGTATAATTGTTTACAAGGGCATGTGTAAACTGTATATTTAAAGCTTTGTCCGTTTTCCGGACTAGCCCTGGTATATAGGCTTTTACTCAAATTTGAGTAAAAGTATAATTTATAAACCCCAACTTTGGGGATTGCTGATATATAGCCATTCCTCAATTTTGAGTTTAACCATAATCCAATATTGGATTATTCAATTGGACAGTCATATTACAAACGCAATTTTGCGTTCGCTAACCAGTCCATTTTTGGATTCGTTAATATATATTTGATTTTCAGCTAAAATAGCTGATTTTAGTTAATTATTCTTGATTAGATTAAATTAGATTAAATTATACAGTACTGAATTAAACTATTTTAAATTAAATCACAACTTTAAAAAGCTCTTATTTTCTCCTGTTTTCTTCTCCAAAATAAGATAATGAATAAAACTTATTCGCATTTCCTAACTTTTGCGAAGTTTTTCTATTGCTGTTTATGCATATGTAATCTTTACTGCTTATGCTCATCAAATCCAAAGCCTAGTCTTTTAAATTCTCTTATATTCTTTTTCTTAAGGTTGTCTATTTGAGTAGGACAATTCTTGCAATATATCTTCACTTGAATTATCCCTTTATTAATCATCTCCTGGACTGAACAATCTTTACATTTATCCGGCAATTTTTCAAAGGATAATTCCTGATCCTGGTATACCTCAAATTCATTTATGTCAATAATAATCTTTTTAATTTCTTTAATATTCAGGCCATGTAACTGCAGCTCATTTAATAATCCTTCAAAAAAGCTTCTAGAATTTACACTATAAGGTATATTACTTTGATAATCAAAGCCTATTATATGATCTATATCATGCCTTTTTAACTTTAAAACGCCATTATCTAACTGCATTATTACCCTCCCATAAAAATTATTTTAGCTATTAGTTAATATTTTCTAATAGGTCTTGTTTGTCCCAATCTGACACAATCAAATCATCTTTTTAGCTATAATTAGTACTCTCCCTTAAAAGCCTGTAAATACCTCTATATGCCTTCTTAGTGCTTAAACGTATATTTGTATGCCTAACCCCTATCTCCTTCAAACAAACTTATGCTGGCTATATAAAACAAACGAATTTTCGAAGACCGTCATGGGGTTGTTTTCAAATCTGAGAATTAACCGTCATGAGGTTTGTTTTTGAATTCTGCTATGAGGTTGTTTTTGAAATAACTTTTAACTATTTATTATTATTCTTCTCCTGGTCCTTCAAAAATGTTTTATCAATTTTGTTTAATATATCACCAGGTATATACCTCTCAATGATATATTCCATTTTTCTTTTTCTTCGGTAATAAGTTCCAAGCGAATTACATATATTTCCCTGGCAATGTGCTTCTATGTGAGTCAGTCCTCTTTTGTAAGCAAATTCTACTATTTTTTTCTGGTTATTCGAGAATCTATTATAAGCAATATCATATAATTTAAAGGCTTTTGACAATAACTTATATTCTTCACCTTCTGGATCCAGTACCTCTAAAGATTTCTTTTTATCCTCTAAAAAATTTAAATTATACAGAAATTTCCTTGCTGGATTCTTCCTCATAATAATCTGATCTCCTTTCAATTAGAAATTTTTTTATTTTATCATAAGCCAACTCCTTAACATATATTTCTCTTTTTTTAACTATAGGATAAGAAATATTGTTATCTTTAGCTATAGTCGTTAGTCCTCCGTTTGTTATTCCTAAATCTACTAATAAAATTTGCATGTCCAACTTATTTAATTGATTATTAAATAAGTTGTCTAACATGTTTAATAAATCTTTATAATAGAGATAAGTGTCCTCTCTTTCAAAAGCTAAATCTGCTAATTTAATAGCCAGGTTACCTACAGGATCTGCTCTACTATTAGTCCGGCCAGTTTTTTCGTTTTCTAGGTCTATTCCATATAGAGTACAATAATAAACATCCGGTAGTTTACTTTTTTTTAATCTTTCTATTTTAATTTCAAACCTATTAACGATTCTTTTAATTTCACCTGTTAAATAATCTTCTAAAACATCTTCAATTTGTGAATTCATTTTTCTTTTATCTATTATCAAGGACAGGCACCTCCTGAGGAAATTAAATAAAACTACTGGCTATTGCTGCAACGACATTTATTGTCACAAGCTTTAAAAGCTTGTCTTATGATACTTAATCATATGACTTACATGTAAACAAGGCTTATTTAATACTGATATATCTACTTTTATCTTATATAGTGTTTATTAAAAGTATTTTTTTACTGCAAATATACTGCAATATACTTATAATTTTTTATTTCATAATAAATTAAATCTGGTAATAGGGCTAGCTTTTTCACCAGCCCTATTACTAAAATTATGAATTCAAAGCAACGAATTCAGCTACCCAGTCTTCAGTTACATTTGGATAATGAAGGTGCCTTATTGAAATATCTCTTACTTGATCATGGCCAGCCTTTGAGAGCATTACTGTAGCTACATCTCCATTAACCGCTTTAACCACTCCTATTTGATGTGAATCTCCTGGTATTGTCCTGACTAAAGCTCCAGGTACACATTTTTGTTCGTCCACATAAATCACCTCCCTAATAAAACTTATATTTAATTCATAACTTATTTGAAAATATCAAACCGAACTGTATTGTGATTCTTAAAAGGAAAGCTATTTAGATCATTTTCAATAATACGGTTTTCTACTTTTTCAAAGTCTTCCTGAATGTTAAAGAAAAAATCATTTTTATTTTTATCATTTAACCAAAATTTAATTGTGTTCTTAAATAACTCTATTTCCCCATAATCCCCTTTTCTCATAGCTTCGATTTCTAATAATTGAGATTTTAAACCTCTTTTCTTTAATTCAAGCTTAATTAACTTATCAACTGGCTCAGCAAGTAAAGGATCTTCTTCATATTGTTTTAATAGTTCAATCAATTCCCCATTATCTGTGGCCACTATCTCTTCTTTAACAATTGCCAGAGAATTACTTAGCTCTAATTCCTGAAGTAATTTTTCATTTGTATTAGTTGGCTCAGGTTTTTGGGCCAATTTATGCCTATGACTGCTCTTAAAATCTTCAATGATCTGCAGTGCTTTTTCTTTTTTATCTTTTTTAATCCTGAGAATCTCAACAATAGCAATTTCTTTAGATTCATGTAATTTTTGAGGGCTAAAATCCTCGGCCTGGCTACCGTATAATTTCCAGTACCCTTTTACAATGTCTTTATATTCTTTTTCATAACCACTATCAAACAACCTAAAAACTTTATCTTTCATTTTCTCTATTTCTTCTTGTGTAAACATTTATCAAATCATCCCTTTCATCATAAAATAATTATTTATTAGACTTTATCTCAAACTTCCACCTATCCCCCTTTGTTGTAATTTACTTACCAAGTCATTATTGGCGTGTTCTGCAACTTCTTTATTAGGAACATGGTATTGATTGGTCATTTGAATAGTAAGAGGGCCAGATCCTCCAGCTATAGCTGTTTGTTTAGGAATCAAACTTTCAACCATAGCATTTACTTGCATTTGAACATTTCTTTCAGTAGCTTCGATCCCTTTTACTAAGCCTTCATTTATATTTTTACCAAATCCTTCAAAAACTTTAGATGGAGAATTAATACCGAGTATATTTTTAGCAGCATCAGCAACACTACTAACAGCATTTTTAACAGCATCTACAGCAGCTGACACTCTATTTCTAATGCCTTGAACTAAGCCGTCTATAATATTTCTACCCCAGTCGATTGCCATTCTGGCTAAATTACTAAATAGATTAGCTATCATACGTGCTAAATTTTCTAATGGAATCTTTATTATATTCCAAGCTCCTTCTAAAATACTGGTTATCGCTTGCCACATACCTTCCCATATCTTAATAAAACCTTCGCTCATTCTCTCCCAATCGCCAGTTAAGAATCCTATAAGCATATCGAGATATCCTTCGATAGCCTTATAAAAACCTTGTAGTATCCCTATTACTGTCTCCCATAAAATTTTCACTATGTTAATAATGTCATCTCCAAATATTTCCCAAGCTTTAATAAAAGCACTTATATAAGCCTGTACTAATTCAACCATTTGTTCAAATATAGTTTTAAATTGTTCAAATAGTTCTTGCCAAACGCCATTTATTTCATCACTGTTTTGACTTATAACATCTTTAACCCACTCATACGCCTGAACTACTGGGGGTATTACCTTGTCTGTAAAAAAACTAAAAACTCCTATAATAACATCAAATGTTGTTTTAATTACATCAGCTATAGTATCGCTATGTTCTTGTATCCAATCTGCTAATCTTCCTATAGCCGGTGCTAATTTTTCACCTATTTCAATAAATAATACATTGGCTGCAGCTCTAAGTCTATCGAAAGACCTGCTTAGTCCTTCTTCCATCTGCTCATAGGCCTGTTCAGTAGCTCCTGCACTTCCTCTCATTTCTTCAATATTTTCTTTGAAGGATTCAGCACCAGCTCCAGTTAAAGCAAGTACAGCATTACCAGCCTCTACCGAACCAAACATATCAGTAATGGATTCCCCTGTTATGCCAGCTTCGTCTTTAATTAACTCTAACGCTCCTGTTAAATCTCCTCCCTGCTGTAGAAAATCTTCTAGAGAAGATCCGGCAGTTTCTTTAAATATTTTGCTTAAATCTGATGTTTCATCACCTAGTTCTCTAATTGCCTGAGTAACAGACGGACCTACCTTTTCAGATAAGATTTCTAATGCTCCTTGCATATCACCGCCTGTAGCTATAAACTCAGCAAAAGACTGACCAGATAGTTCTTTAAACATATTACTAGCCTGTGAACCTTCTTTAGATAATTCGTTCATTGCCTGTCTAATTTGAGTGGTAGCCTGAGCTGTAGGAGTACCTTGGGCAGTCATAGTAGCTATAGCTGCAGTAACATCTCCAAACTCAACACCTAATGAACTAGCAGTAGGTATTACATTATAAAGAGAGGAGCTCAATTCTTCAAAAGTAGTTTTACCTCTTCTTACTGCAGTAAACATTAAATCAGAGGCTTCTCCTGCATCGATTACATCATCACCATAAGCATTTACCACAGAAGATATACCATCAACAGCAGTAGTTAAATCTGTTACTCCACCAACTGCAGCTTTTTGAGCAATCTCTA
This is a stretch of genomic DNA from Halanaerobiaceae bacterium ANBcell28. It encodes these proteins:
- the tadA gene encoding tRNA adenosine(34) deaminase TadA, producing MNLKQEGLHYIGVSLFYMIREEKYMKKAIIEAQKALEIEEVPIGAVVVYKEQIVGRGYNLKERDHDPTAHAEIIALRDAARNMQSWRLDQCELYVTIEPCPMCAGAIVQARIKKLVYGAKDIKAGGVSSLYNICSDERLNHFVPEIKGEVLTEECSTLMKDFFKKLRSK
- a CDS encoding phage tail tape measure protein, which produces MGMKVGELYAELGLNDAKFNSGLNKARGLLSGGIATAAAAGAVAAGAALTGIAVKGLKEFASFEKGMNEVFTLIPEASAEAKDQMTEDIKDFAKEMGVVTDEAVPALYQAISAGVPEDNVFDFLEIAQKAAVGGVTDLTTAVDGISSVVNAYGDDVIDAGEASDLMFTAVRRGKTTFEELSSSLYNVIPTASSLGVEFGDVTAAIATMTAQGTPTAQATTQIRQAMNELSKEGSQASNMFKELSGQSFAEFIATGGDMQGALEILSEKVGPSVTQAIRELGDETSDLSKIFKETAGSSLEDFLQQGGDLTGALELIKDEAGITGESITDMFGSVEAGNAVLALTGAGAESFKENIEEMRGSAGATEQAYEQMEEGLSRSFDRLRAAANVLFIEIGEKLAPAIGRLADWIQEHSDTIADVIKTTFDVIIGVFSFFTDKVIPPVVQAYEWVKDVISQNSDEINGVWQELFEQFKTIFEQMVELVQAYISAFIKAWEIFGDDIINIVKILWETVIGILQGFYKAIEGYLDMLIGFLTGDWERMSEGFIKIWEGMWQAITSILEGAWNIIKIPLENLARMIANLFSNLARMAIDWGRNIIDGLVQGIRNRVSAAVDAVKNAVSSVADAAKNILGINSPSKVFEGFGKNINEGLVKGIEATERNVQMQVNAMVESLIPKQTAIAGGSGPLTIQMTNQYHVPNKEVAEHANNDLVSKLQQRGIGGSLR
- a CDS encoding site-specific integrase — its product is MARGDGEGTIYKRKNGRWCGQITVGTNPKTGKPKRRTFYGDTRKEVAKQMTEAKHKLMTGTYIEPSNIKLSDWLDKWIEGRKPSIAYSTYSNYKTMIKNHINPDIGNVKLKDLRARQVQDLLNYKLEKGKTNGKGGLSTRTVKYIYQTLHAALEQAIKERLIPANICAAVEIPKKQEEKRLHTWSIKEVYKFLEVAKEYRYYSIYFLALNTGMRRGELLGLKWKDVFIENKRIEVVRQLARTNNGLEFKKVKTEAGNRIIPITDDVVKFLKSHRIKQNENKLALGEAYNDKDIVSCSEIGTPISPRSLLREFKKIIKAADLPEIRFHDLRHTFATLFIEAGGPIKTLQQILGHSSITVTIDTYSHVTDEMLIEAERKIETMFRIAKNDE
- a CDS encoding helix-turn-helix transcriptional regulator, which encodes MIKSNLRIIMADRKIDTITELMGKSELSRNAINSIYKEENIENTKLNTLIKLCDALNCRLSELIEYIPE